From Paenibacillus sp. FSL H8-0537:
GGCTTTAAAAATACACTGATCTACGCGGTCGTTACCTGTACGCTCAAGGTTGCGCTGGGACTGCTGCTAGGCGTATTGCTAACCTCGAAAATTCGGACCAAAAGCTATTTGCGGTCTGTCATATTTTTCCCAACCTTGGTGAGTACGATTGCTGTTGGTATTGCCTTCAGCATGATGATGCACCCGACACAAGGTGTCATTAATACAGCGCTTGCCGCGATTGGCATTGAGGGGCCAGATTGGCTCGGCGATACGAGAATCGCTCTGCTGTCGGTCGCTATGGTCGATGTGTGGAAAGGCTTAGGCTTTGCCACTGTCATTTACATTGCCGGTATTTTGTCTATTCCCGCGGAATATTATGAAGCCTTGCAAATCGACGGCGGCAACAACTGGCATAAGTTCTGGAACATTATTGTGCCGCTGAGCCGTCCAGCTACGAACTCGGTTATTATTTTAGCCTTCATCGGCGGCCTGCGCTCCTTCGATCTGGTGTGGGCGATGACCAAGGGCGGCCCAGGCTTCACGACCGACTTGATCGCGTCGATCATTTACAAGCAGTATCAAGGCGGCTTCTATGGCCTCGCTACTGCGGGCAATGTGATTTTGTTCCTCGTTGTGACAGCGCTTGCCTTCCCGCTCTATACGTATTTGAACCGCAAGGAGGTAGACCTGTGAGAAAGATCAGACAATGGGGCTTTGAAATCGGTGCCGTCTTGTTTACGATTGTCGTGTTCTGGATTCCGTTCTACTTCATATTGGTCAATTCGGGCAAGGACGCGAAGGAGTCTTCGCTGCTCACGATGTCGTGGGCTTCGAATAGTCAGTATTGGGAAAATATCAAAACCGTCGTTATGGCCCGGGATTTCATGCTGGTTCGCGCCTTCATCAATAGTACGGTGCTGACGGTGGCCTCAATCGCTATTTTGATCGTACTGTGCGCCATGGCGGGCTATGTGCTGCAGCGCCGGACAGGAAAGCTATCTCCCTTGTTCAACTTCCTGATTCTTGCCGGGCTTATCATTCCACCAGCAATTGTCCCGACGATCTGGGTCATGGATGGGCTTGGCCTGTTCAAAACGTTGATCGGCCTTATTTTAATCGAGGTCGCGCTGGGCTTTCCGTTCGCGGTTCTGCTTTATAAAGGCTTCATGAGCGGCATTCCGCGTGAAGTGGATGAGGCTGCCGTTATTGACGGCGCTGGCGGCCTTCGACTGTTCTTCGGCATTGTTTTGCCGCTGCTCCAGCCTGTGACGGCAACGGTAGTCGTATTGTCCTCGGTTACCATCTTCAATGATTTCACGAACCCGCTGTATTTTCTACCGGGCTCGGACAATGTGACGGTGCAGCTGACGCTCTATAACTTCCAGAGCCAGTATGTGACGCAATACAATTTGCTGTTCACGAACATTTTGCTGATTACGATTCCGCCGCTGCTGCTCTTTATTATTTTTAACAAGCGTATTGTATCCGGCATGACGGCTGGTTCGGTTAAAGGCTAACGTAAAATTAATTAATCTATAGTAAAAAGGGGATAGCTACATGTTAAATGTTCATTCCGCAAGCTGTGAATATAGAGGTGCCCTGCTGGGCACGGACATCACAAAGCCGCGCTTCAGCTGGATGCTGGAAGCAGCAGGGCGCAGAGGAGTCCGCCAAGCCGCTTATCAGCTGCAAGTGGCGGAGGCACCGGGCGGCTTCGAGATAAGCCTTTGGGATACGGGCCGGGTCGAAAGCGAGCAATCGCTTCATATTCGTTATGGCGGCCCTGCGCTTGCAGCCCGCGCCGCTTATCGCTTCCGGGTTAGAGTATGGGATACAGCAGGAGAAGAGTCGCCTTGGAGCGAGGAGGGCACCTTCGAGCTTGCCCTTGCTGGCGGGGCGGACTGGCAGGCAAAATGGATTACGCCGGATACGTCTGCTATTGCGGCAGACGCGGCCCCAGCCTATTTGCTGCGCCAGACCTTCGATGTAAAACCAGTGGGCATCCTGTCCGCCCGGGTATATGCGACTGCGCTTGGCGTGTATGAGCTGTACTTGAATGGCGGCAAAGTATCGGATGATTTGCTCGCTCCCGGCTGGACCAGCTATCACACCCGTGTGCAATATCAGACGTATGATGTGACAGCGGGGCTTAAAGAGGGCGCGAACGGTAT
This genomic window contains:
- a CDS encoding carbohydrate ABC transporter permease, with the translated sequence MRKIRQWGFEIGAVLFTIVVFWIPFYFILVNSGKDAKESSLLTMSWASNSQYWENIKTVVMARDFMLVRAFINSTVLTVASIAILIVLCAMAGYVLQRRTGKLSPLFNFLILAGLIIPPAIVPTIWVMDGLGLFKTLIGLILIEVALGFPFAVLLYKGFMSGIPREVDEAAVIDGAGGLRLFFGIVLPLLQPVTATVVVLSSVTIFNDFTNPLYFLPGSDNVTVQLTLYNFQSQYVTQYNLLFTNILLITIPPLLLFIIFNKRIVSGMTAGSVKG
- a CDS encoding sugar ABC transporter permease, with the translated sequence MNSIFKRTYSYWFLLPAAIIYFIIFILPTIMSFFFSMTRWTLSDWEYIGFENFITFFQEQSLSIGFKNTLIYAVVTCTLKVALGLLLGVLLTSKIRTKSYLRSVIFFPTLVSTIAVGIAFSMMMHPTQGVINTALAAIGIEGPDWLGDTRIALLSVAMVDVWKGLGFATVIYIAGILSIPAEYYEALQIDGGNNWHKFWNIIVPLSRPATNSVIILAFIGGLRSFDLVWAMTKGGPGFTTDLIASIIYKQYQGGFYGLATAGNVILFLVVTALAFPLYTYLNRKEVDL